A single window of Poecilia reticulata strain Guanapo linkage group LG10, Guppy_female_1.0+MT, whole genome shotgun sequence DNA harbors:
- the noa1 gene encoding nitric oxide-associated protein 1, with the protein MLKLLKVSFRRQVWRSVGSAAAGRGAARGAAAAARWAGVRSCIVDTNLEEQFVFLDCAGLEEEPDKEQQFRVAPGSGSGSRSGSDRQHRTHLRALEQQLHVLRDGAWQGPEPDSFMEFQDEDFPLDERLIKSQKKKKKRKGAEPKGEHRVFGTADAGVAVSDTSCSGCGALLHCAAADLPGFLPSEKFKVLMATGKLGGATCQRCHLLTHHHKALHLQLPRDQYRDVVRRVRARKALVLLVVDLLDPPGSLVPDLPDLVGTNKQVVVLGNKVDLLPADAPNYLQRLKRRLARCCQDAGFGTQVADLHLISAKTGFGLEALVSALQRSWSYKGDVFLVGGANVGKSTLFNALLESDYCRSAAASALRRATISPWPGTTLELLKFPITNPTPYRMFRRQNRLKEALQQTEAELPADELRRLQRLGRHGYLVGRVGQTFRSGESRSDEIQFDPDSLAFGEDGGSQKGAAVGSHDEPNASDLKDAHWLYDTPGILRERDILQLLEDQEVRSVVPTRAIVPRTFVLKPGMTLFVGALARIDFLQGRKSCWFSVLASSQVPVHVTGLDKAASVYERHAGHALLGVPAGGSERMQRFPALVPQDFSLEGRGYLEAAADITLSSAGWVAVTAMSGERVELRVHGPEAAGFGLRTPPLLPHVASLKGERLPKSAAYKPLRAAGQIHNLKPSRN; encoded by the exons ATGCTGAAGCTGCTAAAAGTGAGTTTCCGCCGCCAGGTGTGGAGGAGCGTCGGCTCCGCGGCGGCAGGTCGGGGCGCGGCGCGCGGAGCCGCGGCAGCCGCCAGGTGGGCCGGAGTCCGGAGCTGCATCGTGGATACGAACCTGGAGGAACAGTTCGTGTTCCTGGACTGTGCAG GTCTGGAGGAGGAACCTGATAAGGAGCAGCAGTTCCGCGTCGccccaggttctggttctgggtccaGGTCTGGTTCTGACCGTCAGCACCGGACCCACCTGAGGGcactggagcagcagctgcatgtGCTGAGAGACGGAGCCTGGCAGGGGCCGGAGCCAGACTCCTTCATGGAGTTCCAGGATGAGGACTTCCCGCTGGACGAGCGCCTCATAAAGtcccagaagaagaagaagaagaggaaggggGCGGAGCCTAAGGGCGAGCACCGCGTGTTTGGGACGGCGGACGCAGGCGTTGCGGTCAGCGACACCAGCTGCTCCGGCTGCGGCGCCCTGCTGCACTGCGCCGCCGCCGACCTGCCCGGCTTCCTGCCCAGCGAGAAGTTCAAGGTTCTCATGGCGACGGGGAAACTGGGCGGAGCCACCTGCCAGCGCTGCCACCTGCTCACCCACCACCACAAGGCGCTGCACCTGCAGCTGCCCCGGGACCAGTACCGGGACGTGGTGCGGCGGGTCCGGGCCCGGAAGGCGCtggtgctgctggtggtggaCCTGCTGGACCCGCCGGGCTCCCTGGTTCCAGACCTGCCGGACCTGGTGGGCACCAACAAGCAGGTGGTGGTTCTGGGCAACAAGGTGGACCTGCTGCCCGCCGACGCGCCCAACTACCTGCAGCGCCTGAAGCGGCGCCTGGCGCGGTGCTGCCAGGACGCCGGGTTTGGGACGCAGGTGGCCGACCTCCACCTGATCAGCGCCAAGACGGGCTTCGGGCTGGAGGCGCTGGTCTCCGCCCTGCAGCGCTCCTGGAGCTACAAGGGCGACGTGTTCCTGGTGGGCGGAGCCAATGTCGGCAAGTCCACGCTGTTCAACGCGCTGCTGGAGTCCGACTACTGCCGGTCCGCGGCCGCCAGCGCCCTGCGCAGGGCCACCATCTCCCCCTGGCCCG GGACCACTCTGGAGCTGCTGAAGTTCCCCATCACCAACCCGACTCCTTACCGCATGTTCCGGCGACAGAACCGCCTGAAGGAGGCGCTGCAGCAGACGGAGGCAGAGCTACCGGCCGACGAGCTGCGGCGGCTGCAAAGGCTCGGTCGCCATGGATACCTAGTGG GTCGGGTCGGTCAGACGTTCCGGTCCGGTGAATCCAGAAGCGATGAGATCCAGTTTGATCCGGACAGCCTGGCGTTTGGCGAAGACGGAGGTTCACAGAAGGGAG CTGCCGTCGGGTCACATGACGAACCGAACGCCAGCGATCTGAAAGACGCCCACTGGCTCTACGACACGCCGGGAatcctgagagagagagac atcctccagctgctggaggaccAGGAGGTCCGATCGGTGGTTCCGACCCGCGCCATCGTTCCCCGGACCTTCGTCCTGAAACCCGGAATGACTCTGTTTGTCGGAGCGCTGGCCCGGATCGACTTCCTGCAG GGCAGGAAGTCCTGCTGGTTTTCTGTTCTGGCCTCCAGTCAGGTCCCAGTTCACGTCACCGGTCTGGATAAAGCCGCCAGCGTCTATGAGCGACACGCCGGCCACGCCCTGCTGGGG GTGCCTGCAGGCGGGTCGGAGAGGATGCAGCGTTTTCCTGCGCTGGTTCCTCAGGACTTCAGTCTGGAGGGTCGAGGTTACCTGGAGGCCGCCGCTGACATCACGCTGTCATCAGCAG GTTGGGTCGCCGTGACGGCGATGTCCGGTGAGCGGGTGGAGCTGCGGGTTCACGGCCCGGAGGCGGCGGGCTTCGGCCTGCGGACGCCGCCGCTGCTGCCTCACGTCGCTTCGCTGAAAGGAGAGCGGCTTCCAAAGTCGGCCGCCTACAAACCGCTGAGGGCCGCCGGCCAGATCCACAACCTGAAGCCCAGCAGGAACTGA